From one Dama dama isolate Ldn47 chromosome 4, ASM3311817v1, whole genome shotgun sequence genomic stretch:
- the LOC133054433 gene encoding carcinoembryonic antigen-related cell adhesion molecule 1-like isoform X1 — translation MEPPSGPARRRCAPCNRLLLAASLLTFWPPPTTTQLTIETVPPLAAEGSNVLLLAHNVTEKTLCYFWYRGERVETIQLIASHGVATNLITNGPAHSGQETLYPNGTLLIQNITQKDTGSYTLLILKFDLQTERQTGHLHVHHPVARPSLQASNTTVAEHEGPVVLTCLTDETGVSIRWFFEGQSLLLTRGMTLSLDNSTLTIDPVSRKDNGDYQCEVSNRGNSSKSDPLRLHVKYKPTPESSSDLSPGAIVGIVIGGVAGVAALIAALVYLLYIRETRWSSHSDNSPEKVNEVEYSSVNFNAQELKKEATSASPSPTHTETIQK, via the exons ATGGAGCCCCCCTCAGGCCCTGCCCGCAGACGGTGCGCCCCCTGCAACAGGCTCCTGCTGGCAG CCTCACTCTTAACTTTCTGGCCCCCGCCCACCACTACCCAGCTCACTATTGAAACGGTACCACCCCTTGCTGCAGAAGGATCCAATGTCCTGCTACTTGCCCACAACGTAACAGAGAAAACTCTATGCTATTTCTGGTACAGAGGAGAAAGGGTAGAAACCATCCAGCTAATTGCATCACACGGAGTAGCCACTAATTTAATTACCAATGGGCCTGCACACAGTGGTCAGGAGACACTTTACCCCAATGGAACCCTGCTGATCCAGAACATCACCCAGAAAGACACAGGATCCTACACCCTGCTCATTTTAAAGTTTGATttacagacagaaagacagactgGACACCTCCACGTACACC ACCCAGTGGCACGGCCCTCCCTCCAAGCCAGCAACACCACAGTCGCAGAACATGAGGGTCCCGTGGTCCTGACCTGCCTCACAGATGAGACTGGGGTCTCCATACGCTGGTTCTTCGAAGGCCAGAGTCTCCTCCTCACAAGGGGGATGACACTGTCCCTGGACAATAGCACCCTCACCATAGACCCCGTCAGCAGAAAAGACAATGGGGATTATCAATGTGAGGTCTCCAACAGGGGCAACTCCAGCAAAAGTGACCCCCTCAGGCTGCATGTGAAAT ATAAGCCGACACCCGAAAGTTCCTCTGACCTCTCACCTGGTGCCATTGTCGGCATCGTGATTGGAGGTGTGGCTGGGGTGGCTGCTCTGATAGCAGCCCTGGTGTATCTTCTGTACATCAGAGAAACTAGATG GTCAAGTCACTCTGACAATTCACCTGAAAAG GTTAATGAAGTTGAATATTCCTCCGTGAACTTCAATGCCCAGGAATTAAAAAAGGAAGCAACTTCAGCCTCCCCATCTCCAACACACACAGAAACCattcagaagtga
- the LOC133054433 gene encoding carcinoembryonic antigen-related cell adhesion molecule 1-like isoform X2 — MEPPSGPARRRCAPCNRLLLAASLLTFWPPPTTTQLTIETVPPLAAEGSNVLLLAHNVTEKTLCYFWYRGERVETIQLIASHGVATNLITNGPAHSGQETLYPNGTLLIQNITQKDTGSYTLLILKFDLQTERQTGHLHVHHPVARPSLQASNTTVAEHEGPVVLTCLTDETGVSIRWFFEGQSLLLTRGMTLSLDNSTLTIDPVSRKDNGDYQCEVSNRGNSSKSDPLRLHVKYKPTPESSSDLSPGAIVGIVIGGVAGVAALIAALVYLLYIRETRWATDQRDLTEHKSSDHNHSQVTLTIHLKRLMKLNIPP; from the exons ATGGAGCCCCCCTCAGGCCCTGCCCGCAGACGGTGCGCCCCCTGCAACAGGCTCCTGCTGGCAG CCTCACTCTTAACTTTCTGGCCCCCGCCCACCACTACCCAGCTCACTATTGAAACGGTACCACCCCTTGCTGCAGAAGGATCCAATGTCCTGCTACTTGCCCACAACGTAACAGAGAAAACTCTATGCTATTTCTGGTACAGAGGAGAAAGGGTAGAAACCATCCAGCTAATTGCATCACACGGAGTAGCCACTAATTTAATTACCAATGGGCCTGCACACAGTGGTCAGGAGACACTTTACCCCAATGGAACCCTGCTGATCCAGAACATCACCCAGAAAGACACAGGATCCTACACCCTGCTCATTTTAAAGTTTGATttacagacagaaagacagactgGACACCTCCACGTACACC ACCCAGTGGCACGGCCCTCCCTCCAAGCCAGCAACACCACAGTCGCAGAACATGAGGGTCCCGTGGTCCTGACCTGCCTCACAGATGAGACTGGGGTCTCCATACGCTGGTTCTTCGAAGGCCAGAGTCTCCTCCTCACAAGGGGGATGACACTGTCCCTGGACAATAGCACCCTCACCATAGACCCCGTCAGCAGAAAAGACAATGGGGATTATCAATGTGAGGTCTCCAACAGGGGCAACTCCAGCAAAAGTGACCCCCTCAGGCTGCATGTGAAAT ATAAGCCGACACCCGAAAGTTCCTCTGACCTCTCACCTGGTGCCATTGTCGGCATCGTGATTGGAGGTGTGGCTGGGGTGGCTGCTCTGATAGCAGCCCTGGTGTATCTTCTGTACATCAGAGAAACTAGATG GGCAACTGACCAGCGCGATCTCACAGAGCACAAATCCTCAGATCACAACCACA GTCAAGTCACTCTGACAATTCACCTGAAAAG GTTAATGAAGTTGAATATTCCTCCGTGA